The following proteins are encoded in a genomic region of Nomascus leucogenys isolate Asia chromosome 17, Asia_NLE_v1, whole genome shotgun sequence:
- the LOC100597420 gene encoding pregnancy-specific beta-1-glycoprotein 8 codes for MGPLSALPCTQCITWKGLLLTASLLNFWNTPTTAQVTIEAQPPKLSEGKDVLLLVHNLPQNLAAYIWYEGQMMDIHHYITSYVVDDQTIVYGPAYSGRETVYSNASLLIQNVTGEDAGSYTLQIIKRGDGIRGATGHFTFTLYLKTPKPSISSSKLNPREAMEAVILTCDPETPDASYLWWMNGQSLPMTHRLKLYETNRTLILFGVTKDIAGPYECEIRNPVSASRSDPVTLNLLPKLPNPYIIINNLNPRENKDVLAFTCEPKSENHTYRWWLNGRRLPISPRVRRPIKNRTLILPSVTRNERGPYECEIRDRYGGIRSDPVTLNVLYGPDLPSIYPSVGYYRSGEKLYLSCSADSNPPAEYSWTINGKFQQSGQKLFIPQITTKHSGLYACSVRNSATGKESSKSITVKVIGKWIPTSLAIGF; via the exons ATGGGGCCCCTCTCAGCCCTCCCATGCACACAGTGCATCACCTGGAAGGGGCTCCTGCTCACAG CATCACTTTTAAACTTCTGGAACACGCCCACCACTGCCCAAGTCACGATTGAAGCCCAGCCACCAAAACTTTCCGAGGGAAAGGACGTTCTTCTACTTGTCCACAATTTGCCCCAGAATCTTGCTGCCTACATCTGGTACGAAGGGCAAATGATGGACATCCACCATTACATTACATCATATGTAGTAGATGATCAAACAATTGTATATGGGCCTGCATACAGTGGACGAGAAACAGTATATTCCAATGCATCCCTGCTGATCCAGAATGTCACGGGGGAGGATGCAGGATCCTACACCTTACAAATCATAAAGCGAGGTGATGGGATTAGAGGAGCAACTGGACATTTCACCTTCACCTTATACC TGAAGACTCCCAAGCCCTCCATCTCCAGCAGCAAATTAAACCCCAGGGAGGCCATGGAGGCTGTGATCTTAACTTGTGATCCTGAGACTCCGGACGCAAGCTACCTGTGGTGGATGAATGGTCAGAGCCTCCCCATGACTCACAGGTTGAAGCTGTATGAAACCAACAGGACCCTCATTTTATTTGGTGTCACAAAGGATATTGCAGGACCCTATGAATGTGAAATACGGAACCCAGTGAGTGCCAGCCGCAGTGACCCAGTCACCCTAAATCTCCTCC CGAAGCTGCCCAACCCCTACATCATCATCAACAACTTAAACCCCAGGGAGAATAAGGATGTCTTAGCCTTCACCTGCGAACCTAAGAGTGAGAACCACACCTACAGGTGGTGGCTAAATGGTCGGAGGCTCCCGATCAGTCCCAGAGTAAGGCGACCCATTAAAAACAGGACTCTCATTCTACCCAGTGTCacaagaaatgaaagaggacCCTATGAATGTGAAATACGGGATCGATATGGTGGCATCCGCAGTGACCCAGTCACCCTGAATGTCCTCT ATGGTCCAGACCTCCCCAGCATTTACCCTTCAGTCGGCTATTACCGTTCAGGAGAAAAACTCTACTTGTCCTGCTCCGCGGACTCTAACCCACCAGCAGAATATTCTTGGACAATTAATGGGAAGTTTCAGCAGTCAGGACAAAAGCTCTTTATCCCCCAAATTACTACAAAGCATAGCGGGCTGTATGCTTGCTCTGTTCGTAACTCAGCCACTGGCAAGGAAAGCTCCAAATCCATAACAGTCAAAGTCATTGGTAAGTGGATCCCAACATCCTTGGCAATAGGGTTTTAG